The following coding sequences lie in one Clupea harengus chromosome 23, Ch_v2.0.2, whole genome shotgun sequence genomic window:
- the arl4d gene encoding ADP-ribosylation factor-like protein 4D, with product MGNQLTEIAPNTPFLPNFQSIHVVVIGLDSAGKTSLLYRLKLKEFVKTIPTKGFNTEKIKVAVGNSRAITFQVWDVGGQDKLRPLWKSYTRRTDGMVFVVDSTEAERMEEAKVELHKITRTSENQGVPVLILANKQDLPAALAVAEVEKVLAVHELSASTLHHVQGCSAVDGQGLQNGLERLYEMILKRKKMVKHSKKKR from the coding sequence ATGGGAAACCAGTTGACAGAGATTGCCCCCAACACACCGTTCCTGCCTAACTTCCAGTCCATACACGTGGTGGTCATTGGACTGGACTCGGCTGGCAAGACCTCTCTCCTCTACCGGCTGAAGCTGAAGGAGTTTGTAAAGACCATCCCCACCAAGGGATTCAACACGGAGAAAATAAAAGTGGCGGTGGGGAACAGCCGGGCTATCACCTTCCAAGTGTGGGACGTGGGCGGTCAGGATAAGCTTCGTCCGCTGTGGAAGTCCTACACACGCCGCACAGACGGCATGGTGTTTGTGGTGGACTCAACCGAGGCGGAGCGCATGGAGGAGGCCAAGGTGGAGCTGCACAAGATCACCCGGACGTCCGAGAACCAGGGTGTGCCCGTGCTCATCCTGGCCAACAAGCAGGACCTTCCGGCTGCGCTGGCCGTGGCCGAGGTGGAGAAGGTGCTGGCCGTGCACGAACTGAGCGCCTCCACGCTGCACCATGTGCAGGGCTGCAGCGCCGTGGACGGCCAGGGCCTCCAGAACGGCCTGGAGAGACTCTATGAGATGATCCTCAAGAGGAAGAAGATGGTCAAACACAGTAAGAAGAAGAGATGA